A DNA window from Agarivorans sp. TSD2052 contains the following coding sequences:
- a CDS encoding imelysin family protein encodes MNKCFYRAITLGVLGLVGLSSAIANTVTLQQQWLQQEQQHIVGLSAYLVSEARAYQQHVTAYCAKPSDDGLLISQSLWRQNYLAYLPLQASALGPLVDLKLNWALSYWPDKKDTTGRKVKAALAGQQPLSSTHSNLRSQEFLLFEALSEQQRCVLLPDVVNQYVQAAEQVANNLPSDLATISPEQLSSDVLNSYRLQTSIMLRKLRAIYSAKHQRLRPYQGEAWRAKLSAQLLAEQLTGLARRYQRYLAIYLTSIDANLAKQTAAQFALLSKAMPTIEPNDQHAQLSDWAKAEPMLAKLDRLFANQVPQALSIELGFNNNDGD; translated from the coding sequence TGAGCTCGGCGATTGCTAATACCGTCACTTTACAGCAACAATGGTTACAGCAAGAGCAGCAACATATTGTGGGTTTAAGTGCATACTTAGTATCAGAAGCGCGTGCCTACCAACAACATGTGACGGCTTACTGTGCCAAACCAAGTGATGATGGCTTACTAATAAGCCAAAGCTTGTGGAGACAAAATTATCTTGCGTATCTGCCGCTACAAGCTTCAGCACTTGGCCCTTTGGTTGATTTAAAATTGAACTGGGCCTTAAGTTACTGGCCTGACAAAAAAGATACTACTGGGCGTAAAGTTAAAGCGGCGTTAGCCGGACAGCAGCCTTTAAGCAGTACTCATAGCAATTTACGTAGCCAAGAGTTTCTATTGTTCGAAGCGCTTAGTGAGCAGCAGCGTTGCGTATTGCTGCCTGATGTAGTGAATCAATACGTGCAGGCGGCAGAGCAAGTAGCGAACAACCTACCTAGCGATCTGGCGACTATTAGCCCAGAACAGTTAAGCAGTGATGTACTGAACAGTTACCGCCTGCAAACCAGCATTATGCTGCGCAAGCTGCGGGCAATTTACTCAGCTAAGCACCAACGTTTACGCCCCTATCAAGGAGAGGCTTGGCGTGCCAAACTCAGTGCTCAGCTGTTAGCTGAGCAACTCACTGGCTTAGCGAGACGTTACCAGCGGTACCTAGCGATTTACCTAACCAGTATTGATGCAAACTTAGCCAAGCAAACCGCAGCGCAATTTGCTCTTTTAAGCAAGGCCATGCCCACTATTGAGCCCAATGACCAACACGCTCAGTTGAGTGATTGGGCTAAGGCTGAACCGATGTTGGCCAAGTTAGACCGTTTATTTGCAAATCAAGTACCGCAGGCTCTGTCGATAGAGTTAGGGTTTAATAATAACGATGGCGACTGA